One region of Choristoneura fumiferana chromosome 3, NRCan_CFum_1, whole genome shotgun sequence genomic DNA includes:
- the LOC141426182 gene encoding protocadherin-like wing polarity protein stan isoform X1 — protein MSRRRMKPSILENVHDTYVASVDASRLPLDNRYGVMEDELMYGVLPTDTEKQVPYDPNYPISPTMYRLPGNPYGSKTYLSSRTSDYGYSPTKYLNTDTNVYGSRDFRDSGVTTREHDGYPPRDFRDSGIATMLKNDYQRKMDYGEYNDRMSEGSDKHHPHDKYLFPYTAEEDHSSLRPPQPPPVRNDLAHPGEGQQPMGAPLASMGETSEKSTTEDDAETRV, from the exons ATGAGCCGGCGACGCATGAAGCCCTCGATACTGGAGAATGTTCACGATACCTACGTTGCTAGTGTGGATGCGTCCAGGCTGCCGCTAGACAACAG aTATGGAGTTATGGAAGATGAGTTGATGTATGGCGTCCTACCAACAGACACAGAAAAACAAGTCCCCTACGACCCGAACTACCCAATATCCCCCACAATGTACAGACTACCCGGAAACCCCTACGGTTCCAAAACCTACTTATCATCAAGAACATCCGACTACGGCTATAGCCCAACTAAATACCTCAACACAGACACAAATGTCTACGGTTCGAGAGACTTCAGGGATTCAGGAGTTACGACTAGAGAGCATGATGGTTACCCCCCTAGGGACTTCAGGGACTCTGGGATAGCCACGATGCTCAAGAATGATTACCAAAGGAAGATGGATTATGGGGAATACAATGACAGGATGTCGGAGGGATCAGATAAGCACCATCCGCACGATAAATACTTGTTCCCGTACACAG CTGAGGAAGATCACTCAAGCTTGCGACCGCCGCAGCCGCCGCCGGTCCGTAACGATCTAGCGCACCCAG gtgaAGGTCAACAGCCAATGGGAGCGCCCTTAGCAAGCATGGGGGAAACCAGCGA GAAATCTACTACTGAAGACGACGCCGAAACTAGAGTTTAA
- the LOC141426182 gene encoding uncharacterized protein isoform X3: MSRRRMKPSILENVHDTYVASVDASRLPLDNRYGVMEDELMYGVLPTDTEKQVPYDPNYPISPTMYRLPGNPYGSKTYLSSRTSDYGYSPTKYLNTDTNVYGSRDFRDSGVTTREHDGYPPRDFRDSGIATMLKNDYQRKMDYGEYNDRMSEGSDKHHPHDKYLFPYTGEGQQPMGAPLASMGETSEKSTTEDDAETRV, encoded by the exons ATGAGCCGGCGACGCATGAAGCCCTCGATACTGGAGAATGTTCACGATACCTACGTTGCTAGTGTGGATGCGTCCAGGCTGCCGCTAGACAACAG aTATGGAGTTATGGAAGATGAGTTGATGTATGGCGTCCTACCAACAGACACAGAAAAACAAGTCCCCTACGACCCGAACTACCCAATATCCCCCACAATGTACAGACTACCCGGAAACCCCTACGGTTCCAAAACCTACTTATCATCAAGAACATCCGACTACGGCTATAGCCCAACTAAATACCTCAACACAGACACAAATGTCTACGGTTCGAGAGACTTCAGGGATTCAGGAGTTACGACTAGAGAGCATGATGGTTACCCCCCTAGGGACTTCAGGGACTCTGGGATAGCCACGATGCTCAAGAATGATTACCAAAGGAAGATGGATTATGGGGAATACAATGACAGGATGTCGGAGGGATCAGATAAGCACCATCCGCACGATAAATACTTGTTCCCGTACACAG gtgaAGGTCAACAGCCAATGGGAGCGCCCTTAGCAAGCATGGGGGAAACCAGCGA GAAATCTACTACTGAAGACGACGCCGAAACTAGAGTTTAA
- the LOC141426182 gene encoding protocadherin-like wing polarity protein stan isoform X2: MSRRRMKPSILENVHDTYVASVDASRLPLDNRYGVMEDELMYGVLPTDTEKQVPYDPNYPISPTMYRLPGNPYGSKTYLSSRTSDYGYSPTKYLNTDTNVYGSRDFRDSGVTTREHDGYPPRDFRDSGIATMLKNDYQRKMDYGEYNDRMSEGSDKHHPHDKYLFPYTAEEDHSSLRPPQPPPVRNDLAHPGEGQQPMGAPLASMGETSEWCCRARNHPSS; this comes from the exons ATGAGCCGGCGACGCATGAAGCCCTCGATACTGGAGAATGTTCACGATACCTACGTTGCTAGTGTGGATGCGTCCAGGCTGCCGCTAGACAACAG aTATGGAGTTATGGAAGATGAGTTGATGTATGGCGTCCTACCAACAGACACAGAAAAACAAGTCCCCTACGACCCGAACTACCCAATATCCCCCACAATGTACAGACTACCCGGAAACCCCTACGGTTCCAAAACCTACTTATCATCAAGAACATCCGACTACGGCTATAGCCCAACTAAATACCTCAACACAGACACAAATGTCTACGGTTCGAGAGACTTCAGGGATTCAGGAGTTACGACTAGAGAGCATGATGGTTACCCCCCTAGGGACTTCAGGGACTCTGGGATAGCCACGATGCTCAAGAATGATTACCAAAGGAAGATGGATTATGGGGAATACAATGACAGGATGTCGGAGGGATCAGATAAGCACCATCCGCACGATAAATACTTGTTCCCGTACACAG CTGAGGAAGATCACTCAAGCTTGCGACCGCCGCAGCCGCCGCCGGTCCGTAACGATCTAGCGCACCCAG gtgaAGGTCAACAGCCAATGGGAGCGCCCTTAGCAAGCATGGGGGAAACCAGCGAGTG GTGTTGCCGCGCGCGAAATCATCCCTCATCTTAG